Part of the Acidobacteriota bacterium genome is shown below.
TTTCTGGAAGCAGTCGTACGTGGGGGGGATCTTCACCCGCGGCAACCCCTCAGGGGAGGGGGGCAACACCCTGGTGGGGGCCGACGCGCGCCTGGCCACCTCCACCTTCATGGGGGACAAGAACCTCAGCCTCAGCCTCTTCGCCTTCCGCACCGACGACGAGGCGAGCGACAGCTCCGGTTTCGCGGGAGGCTTTTTCATCGACTACCCCAACGACCTCTGGTTCGCCAACCTCTCCTGGAAACAGATCGGGGAGGACTTCCGCCCCGCGCTGGGCTTCGCACCCCGGACCGGGATCCGCAAGACCAACGCGATGTTCATGTTCCGCCCCCGGCCCGAAAAGGCCGGGATCCGGCAGGTCAGTTTCCAGCTCTTCCCGGAACTGATCACCGACCTGGACAACCGGGTGGACAACTGGCGGCTGGACATCACCCCCCTGGAAGTGGAGTTCAACTCGGGGGACGAGTTCGAGGTCTCGATCGTCCCCCAGTTCGAGCGCCTCACCGTCCCCTTCCCGATCAGCCGGGAGGTCACCGTCCCCGCCGGCGCCTACCGCTTCGACCGCTACGGCGTGAGCGTGGAGACGGCGACCAAGCGCCCCTGGGTGGCCTCCTTCGAGGCCCAGTTCGGCAGCTTCTACGACGGGACGCGGAGGGACCTGGCGCTCGACCTGACCCTCAAGCCGAGCCACCACCTCCTCGTCGGCGCGGGGGCGGAGCGGGCCGACGTCAGCCTGCCGGCGGGCGATTTCTTCACCCAGCTCTTCTCGCTGCGGGGCAACGTCAACTTCACCCCCAACGTCTCCTGGGCCAACCTGGTGCAGTACGACACGGAATCGCGCATCCTCGGCTTCCAGACCCGCTTCCGCTGGATCCTCAAACCGGGGAGCGACCTCTTCTTCGTCTGGAACCGGGGCTGGTTCAGGACTTTCGAGCACGACTACGTGTCGAGCTTCGACCGCGGGACGGTCAAGCTGCAGTACACCTTCCGGTTTTAGGAGAATGGATCGTCAGCGCCGGCCGTGGCCGCCGCGTCCCTCGTGGGACGAGCGGCCGCGCCGGTCGGCCTCCTCGAGGATCTCGAGATACTTCTTCTTCTGCCCCTCGTCGAGGATGGCGGCGATGTGGTCGTTGGTCTCCTTGCGGATGGCCTCGAGCTCCGACTCCCACCCCGTCCTGCTGCGGGCGATCCGGCCGCGGCTTTCCTCCAGGATCTCGTGGAGCCGGGCCTGCTGCTCCCCGCTGAGGTCGAGCCGGGCGGCCAGCCGGTCGGTGTGCGCCCGGGTCCGCCCCGCCTCGCCCGCGGCCGGGTGCCCCGGGATCCCCAGAAAATGACGCCCCCCCCAGCCCAGCAGGACGCCGACCAGGAGCACGGCGACGATGACGGCCAGGGCGCTCTGCCTCGTCTTCATCGGAGGTCCCCCCCCGTCAGCCACGATTCCATTTCCTCGTCCCCGAACTCCTCGACCGGGCGCTCGGTACCCGCCGTGGCCAACAGCGCGTCCAGTCCCGCCGGTTCCGGGGCCGGGCCGGGAGAGCCCCCCCCGAACAGGAGCAGCAAAAGCGCCAGCGCGGCCAGCCCGGACCAGACGGGGGCGGGGCGCAGCCAGGAGAGGAGGAGCACGTCCCAGGAGCGCCCACGGTCGAACGCGCGCCCGGCGATCGCCCGGGACGCCAGGCGCGCCGTCCCGATCTCCTCCTCCCGGACCAGGTGCGCGAGGTTGTCCAGGAGCAGCCGCCGCTCCCGGCAGGAGGGGCAGGAGTCGAGGTGGGACTCGAACCGCCGCGCCTCCAGGGGATCGAGCATGCCGTCCCGGTAACGGTCAAACAGGCTGCAGGGCCTTTTCATCCTTCCCCCTTCTTCTCCAGTTTCCGAAACTCCCGGTGGAGCTCGTGGCGCGCGCGCCAGACGCGCACGCGGGCGGTAGTCTCCGGGACCCCCAGGGCAGCGGCGACCTCGGCGTACTCCCGCCCCTCGATCTCCCGGAGCACGAACGCCATGCGCCGCTTCGCGGGGAGCCGTTCGAGCAGCCCCCGGGCCACCTCGAGATACCGGCCCCGGTCGGGCTCCCCCTCATCAGCGTGCGGGAGGGTGGACATCCGCTCGAGCACCCGCCGCTCCTCCGACTCCGATAGGTCGCTCCAGAGCCGGGTCCGGTCCGTCTTCCGCCGCCGGAGCCGGTCGATACAGTAGTTGGCGGCGATCCGGAGGATCCAGGGGGCGAAGGGGTAGCGCGGGTCGAACCGGTCGAGCCCCACCAGGGCGCGGATGAAAACCTCCTGGACCGCGTCCTCGGCGTCGGCCGTGTTGCCCAGGGTGCGGCGCACCGTCCGCCACACCGCGTCCCGGTACCGCTCCACCAGCAGGCCGAAGGCATCCCGGTCGCCGTCGCGCGCCGCCCGGATCAGGCCCGAATCGTCGTTTCCCGGCGCCCCTCCCATCCTCACTCCGGTCTCTCCGGTGCCGATCCGCGCCCGGTCCCGGCGTCCTCAAGGGGGCCGCAATGTGACATACGCGCCCGCCCCGTCCCGTTCCAGATTTTCTCAAGTCCGCTATGGCCGATGAGGCGATTGTATCAGAAAACGGGGCCGGCCGGGATTCCGGGCCTATTTCCCGAAGGAGATGGCCCGGTGGACCAGGCGGATGAACTCCCCGCGGTAGCCGTTCGGGTCGGCCCCCTTCCCCTCCTTAGCCCACTCGAGCGCGCGTTCGAGATCGGCGCTGCCCCGGTGGGCGGAATCGCCGAGGACCAGGCCGAAGGCGGCGACGGCTGCGGCGAACTTGAAGTCCCCCGAGGCGCGGGCGAACTTCCCGGGCGCGTTTTTGACCGTGTACTCGTAAAGCACGCTCCGGTCCCCTTCCGGCTCCTTGGAGCGGATCTTGACCGTAACCAGCTCGTCGCCCGCGGCCGCGGCCGAGACCGGCGCCGGCTTCCGGTACTTGAGCGGGTCCACTCCAGGTTTCCCCGCCGCTTCCGGAGGCACCAGCTCGTAGAGCGCGGTCACGGCGTGTCCCGCCCCGATCACGCCCGCCCGTTTGGCGTCGTCGTTGAAGTCCTCCTTCGCCATGAGGCGGTTCTCGTACCCGATCAGGCGGTAGGCCCCCACGTGCCGGGGGTTGAACTCCACCTGGATCTTCACGTCCCTGGCGATCGCCACCAGCGTCGCGTCCATCTGCTCCACCAGCACCTTTTTCGCCTCGCCGAGACCGTCGATGTAGGCGTAATTGCCCCGCCCCCGGTCGGCCAGCAGCTCCAGGGTGGAGTCCTTGTAGTTCCCCATCCCGAACCCCAGGGCGCTGAGGTAGACGCCGGTGTCGGCCTTCTCCTCGATGAGGCGCGTCAGCTCCCCGTGGCTGGTGACGCCGACGTTGAAGTCGCCGTCGGTGGCGAGGATGACGCGGTTGACCCCCCCGCGGATGAAGTTCTCCTCGGCCGTCCGGTAAGCCAGCCGGATCCCGGAGGCGCCCGCCGTGCTCCCCCCGGAGCGCAGTTCGCCGATCGCCTCCCGGATCCGCTCCTTGCGGTCCCCCCCGGTCGGGGGGAGCCACACGCGCGTGTTCCCCGCGTAGACCACGATGGCGACCCGGTCCGACTCGGTCATCCGGTCCACCAGCAGCCCCAGGGCCTCCTTCACGAGCGGGAGCTTGTTGCGAGGCGCCATCGACCCGGAAACGTCGATGAGAAAGACGAGGTTGCTCGCCGGCCGCTTCCCCGCCTCGATCTCCCGCCCCTTGAGGCCGATGCGCAGCAGCCGGTGCTCCGGCTGCCAGGGGGCCTCGGCCAGCTCGAAGTGGACGGCGAAGGGCTTGCCGTCGGTCGGGGGCGCGTAGGCGTAATCGAAGTAGTTGACCAGCTCCTCGATCCGGACGGCGTCGGCGGGTGGCCTCCGCCCGCTTTCCAGGAACCGCCTCACGTTCGAGTAGGACGCCGTGTCCACGTCGATCGAAAAGGTGGAGAGGGGATTCTCCAGCGCGTCGAGGAAGGGGTTTTCGGTCCGCGCGGCGTACGCTTCGGTGTTGAAACCCCCGCCCGGCCCGCGCACCACGCCACGCCCCATCTCCGCATCCACGGGCGCAAGGAGCCTTTTAAACTCGCCCACAAGTTCCGGATCGACGCGGCTCCGGGATACGGTCCCCGATTTGTGCCGGACCTCGCTCACCGTGACCCCGTCGCGCTGGATATTGATGTTCCCGGCCGCCACGCCCGCGAAGGTCTGGGTGTTGTCGCTGAAGATGGGGTCCTCGGCCTTGACCACGCCGCCCATGATGTTGATCAGGTCCATCACGTCGTTCGAGGCCAGAGGCAGCTGGGCAAGAGATTCCTCCAAAAGCAAATTCTGGGGGCCCTCGGTGCGTTCGTTGCCGCTGGGAGGCGGCTGCGGAACCGACGTCTCCTGCACCGGCGACGGGAGCGCGGGTACCGGGCCCGGCGCGGCTGCAGCGTCGGCCTCCGGAGGGGCGGATTCGGCTCTTTCGGGTTGCGGGGCCGAAGGCCCGGCCGGCGCCAGGCTCTTCTCCTCCATAGCCGGCGGCGGGACCGCGCTTTCGGCGGTCTGATGGAGGACGGCGGCCATCCGCTCCCGGCCGGGGTCGGGCCGGAACAGCTGCCGCTGCGCCAGGAAGGACACGAAGAGGATCACGGCCGCGGCGGCCGCCAGGGCCCAGGCGGGGCGCACCCCGAACCAGGTTTTTCCGGATGCCGCCCGCGTCTGGACGGCCGCTCGCTGGGCCGGCGCCAGGCCCGGCTCCGGCCCCGTCATCAGCTCGCGCGCGAGGAGGTCGGCCGTCTCTCGGATCTCCGCCACCAGCGCGGCGATTTCGGGGGATGCGCCCACGATCGCTTCCAGTTCCGCCCGCTCCTTTTCATCGGTGACCTCCCCGAGCGCGTAGGCGGTCCAGATGGGGTCGTTCAGGTCTCTGTTCATTTCGCCCTCCCCGGGGCCGGTTCGGTCCGGACCCTTTCCCGGATGGTCTTCAGTCCCGCGTGGATGAGAAAACCGACGTTGCTCACCGACAGGCCGGTGACGCGGCTGATCTCCTGGTAGCTCAGATCCCCCTGGAACTTGAGCCGCAGGACCTCCTGCTGGTTGGCGGGGAGGGTGTCGAGGATTTTCAGAATGCCGGCCAGGCGCTCCTGCAGCTCCAGGGCCGCCGATATTTCGGGCCCCGGGTGAGGTCGGGCGCCGAGCCGGGCAGCGCTGATTCCGGTCATGCGTCGCTCCTTTCTAAGCACATCCAGGGCGCGGTTGCGGCAGACGGTGTAGAGCCACTGCCCCAGGTGGTCGCGGATCGGGCCGGGGCCCCGGCGGCAGAGCTGGAGGAAGGTGTCCTGCACCACCTCGCGCGCCCGCTCGGGATCCCGGGTGATGTGAGAGGCGTAGCGCACGAGCGGCCCTTCGTACTCGTCGAGGATGGGTGAAATCCAGCTGGCGTCCGGCATGCTCGGCCCTCGTCGTTGTTTGCCGTCTCTCTACCCTGAATGACGATCGTCCGCGGATTTTCTTAGAAAAAACGTCGCCTGATCGGAATGGGGCGATTGTAACCCGGCCGCGGGCCGCCGGATCAACGATCTTTGCCGGCCGAGGTCCCCAACCACGCTTCCGCCGCGTCGCAGATGCCGGCCACGGCCGGGTTCTGGATCCGGCGCTCGGCCGTCAGCGCGTAGAGCGACTCCCGCACCCCGGAGGCGTCGCCCACCCAGCGCACCCCGAGCTGCCCCTCGATCTCCCGGCGGATCACCGTGGGGGCGGGGAAGGCCCCGACCCCCTGCTGGCCGAAGGCGCCCAGCAGGGCGCTGTCCTCGAACTCCCCCAGCAGGGCGGGGCGGAGGCCGCGGTCGGCAAACCACCGCTCGAGCGAGCGCCGCATCATCGTGTCGGCGGTGGGGAGGAGGAGCGGGGCGCCGTCGAGGGAGCGGGGGAAGCCGCGCCGCAGCCGGGAGGCCAGGGGCGGCCGGGCGAAAAAGGCCACCTCCGACCCCCCGAGCAGGCGGCTGTAGGCCCGGACCTTCGCGGTCGGGGCGGCCGGGGCGTCGGTCAGGACCAGGTCGAGCTCGTACAGTGCCAGCTCGGCCAGGAGCCGGTCCGACCGCCCTTCCCGGCAGACGAGGCGCACCGGCCCCGAAGCGAACGCCGGCAGGAGCACCCGTTCCGCCACGAGTTTGGGCACCACGTCGGCCACCCCGACCGTGACCCTGAGCGGCTGGCCGACCGGGCGGTCCCCCAGGGTGTCCACAAGCTCCCGCCCCAGGCTGAAGATCTCCTCCGCGTAGCGGTAGACCACCCTGCCGCTTTCGGTCAGGACCAGGCGCCGCCCCTTGCGGGCGAAGAGGGGGTGGCCGAGCGCCGCCTCGAGCTGGTGGATCTGCTTGCTGACGGTCGACTGCGCCAGGCCGAGTCCGGCGCTCGCGCGGGCGAGCCCCCCTTCGCGCGCGACGCGCCAGAAGTAGAGCAGGTGGTGGTAGTTGATCCATTCCATGGCGGGATCATACTTCGTCTGAATCGAATGATAAAGCTTATATTATCTGTTTGTCGAAGTAACGGGGACCCCGTATGATGGGCGTCCACTGGAGAGGAGCGGAGTCTCATGGGAGCGGGGATCGGCACGCCGGAGCTGTGGGCCGGGTTCATCATCTTCATCCTGGCGATGTTGGCGCTCGACCTGGGGGTGTTCCACCGCCGGGCGCACGAGGTGAGCACGCGGGAGGCCCTCGCCTGGTCCCTGGTCTGGATCGCGCTCGCCCTGCTGTTCAACGCGGGGATCTATCACTGGTTCGGGCGGGAGCGGGCCCTGGAGTTTTTTACCGGCTACCTGATCGAAAAAGCCCTCTCGGTCGACAACCTCTTCGTCTTCCTGGTCCTCTTCACCTACTTCGCGGTTCCCGCGGCGCTCCGGCACCGGGTCCTCTTCTGGGGCATCCTCGGCGCCCTGGTCATGCGCGCCCTCTTCATCGCGGCGGGGACGGCCCTGATCGCCGCCTTTCACTGGGTCCTCTACCTGTTCGGCGCCTTCCTGGTCTTCACCGGCCTCAAGCTCCTGGCGGCGCGGGACGAGGGGATCGAGCCGGAGCGCAACCCCGTGCTGCGCCTGATCCGGCGCGTCCTCCCCTCGGTGCCGGAGTACCACGGCGCCCGCTTCGTGGTCCGGCGCGCCGGGCGCTGGTTCGCCACCCCCCTGCTCGCGGTCCTCGTCATGATCGAGGCGACCGACATCGTCTTCGCCCTCGACTCGATCCCCGCCGTCTTCGCCATCACCCGCGACCCCTTCATCGTCTTCACTTCCAACATCTTCGCGGTCCTGGGGCTGCGCGCCCTCTTCTTTTTGCTCGCGGGGATGCTGGGGCGCTTCCGCTACCTCAAGGTGGGGCTCGGCCTGGTGCTCGCCTTCGTCGGGGTCAAGATGCTGCTCGTGGACCTGGTGCGGGTGCCCATCGCCCTGTCGCTCGGCGTCATCGCCTGCCTGCTCGGACTCTCGGTGGCGGCCTCCATGCTCCTGCCGGAGCGGCGGTCCGAAGCGCTGGACTAGTCGGTCCCCGATGCCTGCGTCCCCGGCGCCGGGTCCGGCTTTGGCCGCCCCCCCTTCCTGCGGAAGAGGAGGTCCTTCAGCCGCATCCCCTCCTCCTGGAACCTCTTCAACAGCCGGCGGGCCCAGAGGAACTCGACCGCCAGGATGGCCAGGCCGGCCCAGACCACGGCCAGGCCGGGCCCGGGAATCCCCGGGATGGCCAAAAGCAGGCCCAGGCCCATCAGCGTGAAGCCGAAGACGATCATGATCCAGCGCCGGGCGGTCCTCAGGGTCTTGATGAACATGCAGTCAGGATAGCATGGGGCGATCCGCCTTCCTATGGCCGGATCGCGGCCGTGGACGAAATCCCCCGGAAATGATACAAAGTCTTCATGGACATGCCGGCGTTTCTCAATTCCCCGCTCTACGTCTACGGGGTGCTCCCGCTCCTGATCTTCCTGGCGCGGATCGCCGACGTGAGCCTCGACACGCTGCGCATCATCTTCATCAACCGGAGCCTCCGCTACCTGGCCGCGTTTTTCGGCTTCGTCCAGGTCCTGATCTGGCTCATGGTGATCCGGCAGATTTTCCAGAGCCTCGACAACCCGCTCTGCTACATCGCCTACGCCGCCGGCTTCGCCGCCGGGAACATCATCGGCCTCGTCATCGAAAACCGCCTTTCCATCGGCAGGGTCGTCATCCGCACCATCACCCGCCGGGAGGGGGACGGGCTGGTCGCCTTCCTCCGCTCCTCCGGCTTCGGGGTCACCTCGCACGACGCGGTGGGGTCCACCGGCCCGGTCAAGGTGATCTTCACCATCGTGGAGCGGAGCGACATCCCGATGGTGGTCGAAACGATCAAGCGGTTCAACCCCAACGCCTTCTATTCCGTGGAGGACGTGCGCTTCGTGAGCGAGGCGGTCACCCCGCACCGCCTCCCCGTCCCCCGCAGGTGGAGAAAGATGATTTCATGGACCCGGAACAGGGTATGACGCTCGACGAACGGATAACGGCCGGCGGGCGCCCCCTGCTGCTCGACGGGGGGATGGGGACCCAGCTCGGCGAGGCCGGGCTGCCGATGGGGGCGGAAACCTGCCTCAGCCACCCCGACGCCGTCGGGGCGGTCCACCGGGCCTACGCCGCCGCGGGCGCGGACCTCATCATCACCCATACCCTGACCCTGAACCGCGTCGCCGCGCAGGCGGCCGGGTCGGGCGTCGACATCCAGGCGGGAAACCGGGCCGGCGCCGCGATCGCGCGCTCGGCCGCCGGCACGGGGCGGTACGTCCTGGGCGATATCGGCACCACGGGGAAGCTGCTGGCTCCCGTCGGGCCCCTCGCGGAAAAGGACGCCCGCGCCGCC
Proteins encoded:
- a CDS encoding sigma-70 family RNA polymerase sigma factor; its protein translation is MRMGGAPGNDDSGLIRAARDGDRDAFGLLVERYRDAVWRTVRRTLGNTADAEDAVQEVFIRALVGLDRFDPRYPFAPWILRIAANYCIDRLRRRKTDRTRLWSDLSESEERRVLERMSTLPHADEGEPDRGRYLEVARGLLERLPAKRRMAFVLREIEGREYAEVAAALGVPETTARVRVWRARHELHREFRKLEKKGEG
- a CDS encoding VWA domain-containing protein; translated protein: MDLINIMGGVVKAEDPIFSDNTQTFAGVAAGNINIQRDGVTVSEVRHKSGTVSRSRVDPELVGEFKRLLAPVDAEMGRGVVRGPGGGFNTEAYAARTENPFLDALENPLSTFSIDVDTASYSNVRRFLESGRRPPADAVRIEELVNYFDYAYAPPTDGKPFAVHFELAEAPWQPEHRLLRIGLKGREIEAGKRPASNLVFLIDVSGSMAPRNKLPLVKEALGLLVDRMTESDRVAIVVYAGNTRVWLPPTGGDRKERIREAIGELRSGGSTAGASGIRLAYRTAEENFIRGGVNRVILATDGDFNVGVTSHGELTRLIEEKADTGVYLSALGFGMGNYKDSTLELLADRGRGNYAYIDGLGEAKKVLVEQMDATLVAIARDVKIQVEFNPRHVGAYRLIGYENRLMAKEDFNDDAKRAGVIGAGHAVTALYELVPPEAAGKPGVDPLKYRKPAPVSAAAAGDELVTVKIRSKEPEGDRSVLYEYTVKNAPGKFARASGDFKFAAAVAAFGLVLGDSAHRGSADLERALEWAKEGKGADPNGYRGEFIRLVHRAISFGK
- a CDS encoding sigma-70 family RNA polymerase sigma factor, which encodes MPDASWISPILDEYEGPLVRYASHITRDPERAREVVQDTFLQLCRRGPGPIRDHLGQWLYTVCRNRALDVLRKERRMTGISAARLGARPHPGPEISAALELQERLAGILKILDTLPANQQEVLRLKFQGDLSYQEISRVTGLSVSNVGFLIHAGLKTIRERVRTEPAPGRAK
- the nhaR gene encoding transcriptional activator NhaR; the protein is MEWINYHHLLYFWRVAREGGLARASAGLGLAQSTVSKQIHQLEAALGHPLFARKGRRLVLTESGRVVYRYAEEIFSLGRELVDTLGDRPVGQPLRVTVGVADVVPKLVAERVLLPAFASGPVRLVCREGRSDRLLAELALYELDLVLTDAPAAPTAKVRAYSRLLGGSEVAFFARPPLASRLRRGFPRSLDGAPLLLPTADTMMRRSLERWFADRGLRPALLGEFEDSALLGAFGQQGVGAFPAPTVIRREIEGQLGVRWVGDASGVRESLYALTAERRIQNPAVAGICDAAEAWLGTSAGKDR
- a CDS encoding TerC family protein, which gives rise to MGAGIGTPELWAGFIIFILAMLALDLGVFHRRAHEVSTREALAWSLVWIALALLFNAGIYHWFGRERALEFFTGYLIEKALSVDNLFVFLVLFTYFAVPAALRHRVLFWGILGALVMRALFIAAGTALIAAFHWVLYLFGAFLVFTGLKLLAARDEGIEPERNPVLRLIRRVLPSVPEYHGARFVVRRAGRWFATPLLAVLVMIEATDIVFALDSIPAVFAITRDPFIVFTSNIFAVLGLRALFFLLAGMLGRFRYLKVGLGLVLAFVGVKMLLVDLVRVPIALSLGVIACLLGLSVAASMLLPERRSEALD
- a CDS encoding DUF2179 domain-containing protein, with product MDMPAFLNSPLYVYGVLPLLIFLARIADVSLDTLRIIFINRSLRYLAAFFGFVQVLIWLMVIRQIFQSLDNPLCYIAYAAGFAAGNIIGLVIENRLSIGRVVIRTITRREGDGLVAFLRSSGFGVTSHDAVGSTGPVKVIFTIVERSDIPMVVETIKRFNPNAFYSVEDVRFVSEAVTPHRLPVPRRWRKMISWTRNRV